The window GCGCCGAGGCGCAGGATCGCTTGGCGTGATTTCTGGTTGTTCTCGTCGGTGGTGAATTGCACACGCACACATTCGAGCTCTTCGAAGGCGTGGCGCAGCATCAGGTATTTGGCTTCGGTGTTGACGAAGGACTTCTGCCAGCTCGCCGAGATCCAGCTGCTGCCGATTTCCAGTTTGCGATTGAGCGGGTCGATCTTCCAGAAGCGCGTTGAGCCGATCACTTCGCCGCTGTCCTTCAAGGTGATGGCAAACGGCAGCACCGTACCGGCATCCCGCCCGTCGAGGGCTTTTTTCAGGTAGCTGTCGACGGTGCTCGCTGACGGCACAACGGTCACGGTGAGATCCCACAGCTCGCCGTCAGCGGCAGCGCGGACCAGCGCATCGGCGTCCGAGTATTGAAGTGGGCGCAGGACAATGCGCTGGCCTTGCAGTGTGGTGTGCATGGAGTACGGCTCTCGAAAGTTCGGGCAGACGAGCGCTTATTACGCCTTAGCGGCGACATCCGATGCAACCCGCACAGTGCTCGCAAGGTCACAATTTTCACATGCCAGGGGCAGGAGCCTCAGTCGATGAAAAACCTGCGAATCGCCACGTTCAACGTCAATGGCTTGCGCGCACGGCTGCCGAATCTGCTGGAATGGCTCAAGCGCGAGCAACCGGACATCGTCTGTCTGCAAGAGCTTAAATCGCTGGACAGCGCCTTTCCCGCTGGCGAGCTGGAAGCCGCCGGTTATGGTGCGATCTGGCACGGGCAGGCCTCATGGAATGGCGTGGCCATTCTCGCCCGTGACGCGCAACCGCTAGAGAGCCGACGCGGCTTGCCGGGCGATCCCGATGACAAGCACAGCCGTTACCTGGAAGCGGCGGTGCATGGCGTATTGGTCGGTTGCCTGTACCTGCCCAACGGAAACCCGCAACCGGGACCGAAATTCGATTACAAACTGGCGTGGTTCGAGCGGTTGATCAGCTACGCAAAAGACCTGCAAAGCAGCGATCACCCCGTGGTGCTGGCCGGTGACTACAATGTCGTGCCCACCGACATGGACATCTACAACACCCGCTCATGGCTCAAGGATGCGTTGCTGCAGCCCGAAAGCCGCGAGTGTTATCAACGATTGCTGGACCAGGGCTGGACCGATTCGCTGCGGCATCTGTATCCCGAAGATCGCCTCTACACCTTCTGGGATTACTTCCGCCAACACTGGCAAAGCAATTCCGGTTTGCGCATTGACCATCTGCTGCTTAATCCAGCACTCAGTCCGTACTTGCACGAGGCCGGCGTAGACGCCTGGGTGCGCAACGAAGCGCACGCGAGCGATCATGCGCCGACGTGGATTCGTATCGGTTCAAGGAAAAAACGCTAGAAGCGATTGGTGAAATCAATTGTCGAGAACAGCGCCTGATCCCGTATACATGGCGACCACCAACGCAGTGATCTGCGGCCCCATGCCTAAGGACCGAGCAATGAGTGAGCCACGACTGACGAATTCGAAGCTGTACCTGCAACGCCTGGGGTTCGACGCACCGCCAGCGCCGACCCTGGAAACCTTACGCCAGTTACAATTGCGCCATACCGGTGCCTTCCCCTTTGAAAATCTGTCGACCATCAGCGGCGCGCCAGTGCCGATCGATCTCGCCTCGATCGAGCAGAAAGTCCTGCACGATGGCCGTGGCGGTTACTGCTACGAGCTGAACAAGCTGTTTTTTACCTTGCTGCGGGAATTGGGCTTCGACGCTCGGGCGATCAGCGGCCGCGTGGTCATGAATCAACCCGAAGGCACCTGGACGGCACGGACTCACCGCTTGAGCCTGGTAACCCTCGACGGTGTGCGCTACATCACCGACGTCGGCTTCGGCGGCATGGTGCCGACCGCGCCGCTGGTCCTCGACGCCGAAGACGAGCAGGCCACCCCGCACGAACCCTATCGCATCGAAAAACAACCCGATGGCTACATGCTGCGCGCCAACGTTGCAGGTGAGTGGCGCTCGATGTACCTGTTCGATCTGCAACGCCAGGAAGACATCGATTACACCATCGGCAACTGGTACGTCTCGACGCACCCAGATTCGCCATTCGCTCAGCGGCTGATGGTTGCGCGTACCGGCGATGGCTGGCGCAAGACATTGAACAACGGCAGCTTTGCCCTCCATCGCATGGGGGCAAGCAGTGAGCGGCGTGAAGTAACGGACGTCGATGAACTGATTGCATTGCTGGAGCAGGAATTCGATCTTCGCTTGCCCGAGCAGCCGCATGTACGCGGCGCTTTGGCGCGGATGATCGTGCCGGCCTGAGGCCTAGGGCTTTGTATCCGCTTCCAGTACTCGACGAATTTCCCCGGCGGCCGCTGACAGCTTTTTCTCAAGACTCTTGAGGTCGCCGGCAGTGATGCCTTGCTTGAGCTGCCCAGGCTGAGATGAATCGGCCTGTTCCGGTTTCCTTGCGCCATCCAGCAAGGCATGGCGTAGGGTGTTATTGATCACCGTCTGATAACCAAAACCCTCGTTTTGCGCCGCGATGCGTGCGGCATCGATAACGGCATCGTCGAGCATGATGGTGATGCGGGTTTTACCCTTGGTAGCCACTGCGCCACGTTTGCTCTGTGAGAAGTCGAATTCGTCTTTCATAAGGCACATTCCCTTTGAATATTGCGCACATCACTTATACATACTTTATATGCATAGAGAAGAGCGTGCCTGTACCGTCGGTCGCCATGGAGACTTCAGCCGAGTGGCAGATGGAAGGTGGGGCAGGAACGGATGTGTTGCCGGATTTGTGGGCGATGGAAGCACCGGGGTAGAAGGTTGGGTGGCTACCTATCCATTATGTGACTGATAAGTTGTATACAACTCTATGGACATTTGTCCCGAGTATTGAATACAGTGTGCGCATAACAAAAACCAGGGAACCCCCCACCATGAAAACGCCCCATGTTTCACACCAACGGCCCGAGGACGAAAATCTCGGGGTCGGCGCGAATATGGCTTACGGCCTGCAACATGTTCTGACCATGTACGGCGGTATCGTTGCGGTGCCACTGATCATCGGCCAGGCGGCCGGCCTGTCGCCGGCGGACATCGGTTTGTTGATTGCTGCTTCATTGTTTGCGGGGGGGCTGGCGACACTGCTGCAAACCCTGGGTCTGCCGTTTTTTGGCTGTCAGTTGCCGCTGGTGCAGGGCGTGTCGTTCTCCGGCGTGGCGACCATGGTTGCGATTGTCAGCAGTGGCGGGGAGGGTGGTTTCCAGTCGGTGCTGGGCGCGGTGATTGCAGCCTCGTTGATCGGCTTGTTGATCACTCCGGTGTTCTCGCGAATCACCAAGTTCTTCCCGCCGCTGGTCACCGGCATTGTGATCACCACCATCGGCCTGACGCTGATGCCGGTGGCCGCACGCTGGGCCATGGGCGGCAACAGCCACGCGCCGGACTTCGGCAGCATGCAAAACATCGGTCTGGCGGCGGTGACGCTGGTGCTGGTGCTGCTGCTGAGCAAGGTCGGCAGCTCGACCATCTCGCGTCTGTCGATCCTGTTGGCCATGGTGATCGGCACGGTGCTGGCGGTGTTCCTCGGCATGGCGGACTTCTCCAGTGTCACCACCGGGCCGATGTTCGGCTTCCCGACGCCGTTCCATTTCGGCATGCCGACTTTCCACTTCGCCGCGATTCTGTCGATGTGCATCGTGGTCATGGTGACCCTGGTGGAAACCTCGGCGGACATTCTGGCGGTTGGTGAAATCATCGGCACCAAGGTTGACTCCAAGCGTCTGGGCAACGGTCTGCGGGCCGATATGCTGTCGAGCATGTTTGCGCCGATCTTCGGTTCGTTCACGCAAAGCGCCTTCGCCCAGAACGTCGGGCTGGTGGCGGTGACCGGCATCAAGAGTCGTTACGTAGTGGCCACCGGCGGTATCTTCCTGGTGATTCTCGGCCTGCTGCCGTTCATGGGGCGGGTGATTGCGGCAGTGCCGACCTCGGTACTCGGCGGCGCCGGTATCGTGTTGTTCGGTACCGTGGCCGCGAGCGGTATCCGTACACTGTCGAAGGTGGACTACCGCAACAACGTCAACCTGATCATCGTCGCCACTTCAATCGGTTTCGGCATGATCCCGATTGCCGCACCGAACTTCTACGATCACTTCCCAAGCTGGTTCGCGACCATTTTC of the Pseudomonas sp. Seg1 genome contains:
- a CDS encoding GNAT family N-acetyltransferase yields the protein MHTTLQGQRIVLRPLQYSDADALVRAAADGELWDLTVTVVPSASTVDSYLKKALDGRDAGTVLPFAITLKDSGEVIGSTRFWKIDPLNRKLEIGSSWISASWQKSFVNTEAKYLMLRHAFEELECVRVQFTTDENNQKSRQAILRLGAQQEGIVRHERIMPDGRKRNSVRFSIIDDEWPQVRLHLEQKLAGYA
- the xth gene encoding exodeoxyribonuclease III encodes the protein MKNLRIATFNVNGLRARLPNLLEWLKREQPDIVCLQELKSLDSAFPAGELEAAGYGAIWHGQASWNGVAILARDAQPLESRRGLPGDPDDKHSRYLEAAVHGVLVGCLYLPNGNPQPGPKFDYKLAWFERLISYAKDLQSSDHPVVLAGDYNVVPTDMDIYNTRSWLKDALLQPESRECYQRLLDQGWTDSLRHLYPEDRLYTFWDYFRQHWQSNSGLRIDHLLLNPALSPYLHEAGVDAWVRNEAHASDHAPTWIRIGSRKKR
- a CDS encoding arylamine N-acetyltransferase → MSEPRLTNSKLYLQRLGFDAPPAPTLETLRQLQLRHTGAFPFENLSTISGAPVPIDLASIEQKVLHDGRGGYCYELNKLFFTLLRELGFDARAISGRVVMNQPEGTWTARTHRLSLVTLDGVRYITDVGFGGMVPTAPLVLDAEDEQATPHEPYRIEKQPDGYMLRANVAGEWRSMYLFDLQRQEDIDYTIGNWYVSTHPDSPFAQRLMVARTGDGWRKTLNNGSFALHRMGASSERREVTDVDELIALLEQEFDLRLPEQPHVRGALARMIVPA
- a CDS encoding BrnA antitoxin family protein codes for the protein MKDEFDFSQSKRGAVATKGKTRITIMLDDAVIDAARIAAQNEGFGYQTVINNTLRHALLDGARKPEQADSSQPGQLKQGITAGDLKSLEKKLSAAAGEIRRVLEADTKP
- a CDS encoding nucleobase:cation symporter-2 family protein, producing the protein MKTPHVSHQRPEDENLGVGANMAYGLQHVLTMYGGIVAVPLIIGQAAGLSPADIGLLIAASLFAGGLATLLQTLGLPFFGCQLPLVQGVSFSGVATMVAIVSSGGEGGFQSVLGAVIAASLIGLLITPVFSRITKFFPPLVTGIVITTIGLTLMPVAARWAMGGNSHAPDFGSMQNIGLAAVTLVLVLLLSKVGSSTISRLSILLAMVIGTVLAVFLGMADFSSVTTGPMFGFPTPFHFGMPTFHFAAILSMCIVVMVTLVETSADILAVGEIIGTKVDSKRLGNGLRADMLSSMFAPIFGSFTQSAFAQNVGLVAVTGIKSRYVVATGGIFLVILGLLPFMGRVIAAVPTSVLGGAGIVLFGTVAASGIRTLSKVDYRNNVNLIIVATSIGFGMIPIAAPNFYDHFPSWFATIFHSGISSSAIMAILLNLAFNHFTAGNSDQQSVFAAAEERTLRYRDLAALREGDYFSDGKLHDCDGKEVPVIEPDDHDHGHGAPKAQVKSSEHV